A single Mangifera indica cultivar Alphonso chromosome 20, CATAS_Mindica_2.1, whole genome shotgun sequence DNA region contains:
- the LOC123204288 gene encoding UDP-galactose/UDP-glucose transporter 4-like yields the protein MSPYTTQMEMLFCSTVVGLPFFVAPMILTGEITQSIALLSADNNKKKGRNSVALILDIYEALTEQHGTRLLLIAMRIILKMMLKTPLGLRTHISSPITGNPHYNSSKYEETDKKRPLL from the exons ATGAGTCCCTACACAACACAG ATGGAGATGTTGTTTTGTTCAACAGTAGTCGGGTTGCCTTTCTTTGTTGCACCAATGATTCTAACTGGAGAG ATCACTCAATCTATTGCTCTGTTAAGTGCAGATAACAACAAGAAGAAAGGCAGAAACTCTGTTGCTCTCATACTTGATATTTACGAAGCCTTAACTGAACAACATGGAACCAGGCTGCTACTCATTGCTATGAGGATTATATTGAAGATGATGCTGAAAACCCCTCTAGGACTCCGAACTCATATATCATCTCCAATAACAGGAAATCCCCACTACAACTCATCAAAATATGAAGAGACTGATAAGAAAAGACCCCTGCTGTAA
- the LOC123204244 gene encoding UDP-galactose/UDP-glucose transporter 4-like, with the protein MKSEDQARSLFGISLSDRPRWQQFLICSSGFFFGYLVNGVCEEYVYNRLQFSYGWYFTFVQGFVYLVLIYLQGFTTKRMLNPWKTYVKLSFVLMGSHGLTKGSLAFLNYPAQIMFKSTKVLPVMIMGAFIPGLRRKYPVHEYISALLLVVGLILFTLADAQTSPNFSMVGVVMISGALVMDSFLGNLQEAIFTMNPDTTQMEMLFCSTVVGLPFLLAPMVLTGELFRAWNSCSQHPYVYGVLVFEAMATFVGQVSVLSLIAIFGAATTAMITTARKAVTLLISYLIFTKPLTEQHGTGLLLIAMGIILKMMPENKAPTKTLNSYIISNNRKSPLQEEKISSENEDNDEKRPLV; encoded by the exons ATGAAGAGCGAAGACCAAGCAAGGTCTCTGTTTGGTATCTCCCTCTCTGATCGACCCAGGTGGCAGCAGTTCCTCATTTGTTCTTCCGGCTTCTTCTTTGGCTATCTCGTTAATGGGGTTTGTGAG GAATATGTGTATAATCGGCTTCAATTCAG CTATGGTTGGTATTTCACTTTTGTACAAGGATTTGTATACTTGGTACTCATATACTTGCAAGGTTTCACCACCAAACGAATGTTGAATCCGTGGAAAACATATGTAAAACTCTCTTTCGTGTTAATGGGTTCTCATGGATTAACTAAGGGCTCCTTGGCCTTCCTCAACTATCCAGCTCAAATCATGTTCAAGTCCACAAAG GTGCTTCCTGTAATGATAATGGGTGCCTTCATTCCTGGATTGAGAAGGAAATACCCAGTTCATGAATACATCTCTGCTCTGCTGCTAGTTGTTGGTCTGATCCTTTTCACCTTGGCAGACGCCCAAACTTCTCCAAATTTTAGTATGGTTGGTGTCGTAATGATATCAGGTGCTTTAGTTATGGATTCCTTTTTGGGTAATTTGCAAGAAGCAATTTTCACCATGAATCCCGACACAACACAG ATGGAGATGCTGTTTTGTTCAACAGTAGTGGGGTTGCCTTTCTTACTTGCACCAATGGTTCTAACTGGAGAGCTCTTTAGGGCCTGGAATTCATGTTCACAA CATCCATATGTATATGGGGTGTTAGTATTTGAAGCCATGGCTACATTTGTGGGGCAAGTGTCTGTTCTATCTCTCATTGCCATTTTCGGAGCTGCCACCACTGCCATG ATAACAACAGCGAGAAAGGCAGTAACTCTGTTGATCTCATACTTGATATTTACAAAGCCTTTAACTGAGCAACATGGGACTGGGCTGTTGCTCATTGCTATGGGgattatattgaaaatgatgCCGGAAAACAAAGCCCCCACTAAGACTCTGAATTCGTATATCATCTCCAATAACAGGAAATCCCCGCTACAAGAAGAGAAAATCTCATCAGAAAATGAAGACAATGACGAGAAAAGACCCTTGGTGTAA
- the LOC123204289 gene encoding UDP-galactose/UDP-glucose transporter 4-like, with amino-acid sequence MAIALSMVKATNGLKHPYVYGVLVFEVMATFVRQVSVLSLISIFGAATTTMRITARKAVTLLLSYLIFTNPLTEQHGTGLLLIAMGIILKMMPENKAPTRSPNLYIISNNGKSPAQEEKISSENEDDDKKRLLV; translated from the exons ATGGCCATAGCCTTGAGTATGGTTAAGGCGACTAATGGTTTAAAG CATCCATATGTATATGGGGTTTTAGTATTTGAAGTCATGGCCACATTTGTGAGGCAAGTGTCTGTTTTATCCCTCATCTCCATTTTTGGAGCTGCGACCACTACCATG AGAATAACAGCAAGAAAGGCAGTAACTCTCTTGCTCTCATACTTGATATTTACAAATCCTTTAACTGAGCAACATGGGACTGGGCTCCTGCTCATTGCTATGGGGATTATATTGAAGATGATGCCGGAAAACAAAGCCCCCACTAGGAGTCCGAATTTATATATCATCTCCAATAACGGGAAATCCCCAGCACAAGAAGAGAAAATCTCATCAGAAAATGAAGACGATGACAAGAAAAGACTCTTGGTGTAA